The DNA segment TGAGGGCCGTGTTGGCCATCACGATGATCAGCAGGCTCAGGCAGAGCACCAGCAGGGCCCACCAGCGCCGGGCGTAGGGGCGCTCCATCTTCTCGACCGGTTCGGTCATGACGAGTCGCATGGCAGGGGTTTGCCTTCCTCGGGTTCGCGACGGACTTGCACATCAGCGTGCAATTGCACAACGATGTGCAATGTACGCCGTTACACAGTGCTGTGCAAGTTGGGTGAGGAAGTGCAGAATGGCCCCCATGACCACGGGTAACCCCAGCCGCGCCGACGCCAACCGCCGCCGCATCCTCGACGTCGCCCTCGCCGAGCTGCTGCGCGACCCGGACGCGTCGATGGACCAGATCGCGCGCGCCGCCGGAGTCGTACGACGGACCGTGTACGGCCACTTCCCCAGCCGGGAGGCGCTGATCAGCACCCTGACCGACGAGGCGGTGCAGGCGCTCGCGGACGCGGACGCGGCGGGACGCACGGGAGTCACGGACCCGGCGGAGGCACTGGCCCGCTCGGTACTGGCGCTCTGGGCGACCGCCGACCGCTACCGGCTGCTGATCGCCCTCGCCCAGCGCACGGTCACCGTCCAGGGCATCCGCGAACGGCTCGCCCCGGTGCGCGCGGCCAAGGTACGGGTGCTCCAACAGGGCCTGGAGGAAGGCGTGTTCACCTCACCGCTGCCCGCCCCGGCGCTCGCCTATGTGCACGAGCAGACGCTCTTCGCGGTCATGGAGGCGGTCAACGACGGCCTGTTGGCGGCGAAGGAGGCGGGCCGCGCCGCCACGGTCACCGTGCTGACCGCGGCGGGCGTACCCGCCTCGCTGGCCACCGCCCTGGTGACCAAGGTGAGTGCGGACCTCTAGGGTCCGGGCCCCTGGCTTTCCGGAACAGCCGGATGCCCGGCCCCGGTTCAGGCGGGGCCGGGCATCCGGAGCAGGAGACCGGGGGCTACGCCTTGGCCAGCCGCTCCTCGCGGGGCTCGGGGACCCCGGCCACGGTACCCGCCGTCGCGTCCATCACGGTCTCGTCGAAGGGGAGTTCGCCGGAGAGCACCCGCGCCACCCGCACCGTGTCGATCTCCTTGGTCCAGGTGCCGACCAGCACCGTGGCGATCGCGTTGCCCGCGAAGTTCGTCAGCGCCCGCGCCTCGCTCATGAACCGGTCGATGCCGACGATGAGTCCGACGCCGTCCACCAGCGCGGGCTTGTGCGACTGGAGGCCGCCGGCCAGCGTGGCGAGACCCGCGCCGCTGACCCCCGCCGCGCCCTTGGACGCCAGCAGCAGGAAGAGCAGCAGCGGGATCTGCTCGCCCACCGACATCGGCGTGCCCAGCGCGTCGGCGATGTACAGCGACGCCATGGTCATGTAGATCATCGTGCCGTCGAGGTTGAAGGAGTACCCGGTCGGCACCGTGATGCCGACGACCGGCTTGCTCACCCCGAGGTGCTCCATCTTCGCGATCAGGCGCGGCAGCGCGGACTCGGAGGAGGAGGTGGACAGGATCAGCAGGAACTCGCGGGCCAGGTAGCGGCACAGGGAGAAGACGTTGACCCCGGCGAAGATCCGCAGCACCGCGCCGAGCACCACGAAGACGAACAGCACACAGGTGACGTAGAAGCCGAACATCAGCACGGCGAGGCTCTTGAGGGCGTCCAGTCCGGCCGAGCCGGTGACCGCGGCGATCGCGCCGAACGCGCCGAGGGGCGCGGCCCACATGACCATGGACAGGACGCGGAAGACGAGCCGCTGGATGTGCTCGACACCGCGCAGCACCGGCTGTCCGGCCGTGCCCATCGCCTGGAGGGCGAACCCGGCGAGCAGGGCGACCAGCAGGGTCTGGAGCACCTGGCCCTCGGTGAAGGCGGACACGAAGGTCTGGGGGATGATCGACAGGACGAAGTCGACGGGCGGCAGCGCGTCGCTGCTGACCTGCGCGTGTCCGGTGTGCTTCAGGGCGCTGGTCAGATGGAGCCCCGCGCCGGGGTGCAGCACATTGCCGACGACGAGCCCGATGGCGAGCGCGACCAGCGACATCACCAGGAAGTAGCCGAGGGCGATCCCGCCGACGGCGCCCACCTTGGCCGCCTTGCGCACCGATCCGATGCCGAGCACGATCGTGCAGAAGATGATCGGCGAGATCATCATCTTGATCAGATTGACGAACCCGGTGCCCAGCGGCTGGAGCTGGACGGCGGCATCCGGCCAGATGAGTCCGACGGCGATGCCGAGCGCGACGGCCACGATGACGGCGACGTACAGGTAATGGGTACGGTCCCGCCGCGCGCGGGGTGCGGCAGCTGCCGTATCGGGGGTGGTGGCGGCCACGACTGCCCTCCTTGACGTCTTCGTCGACGTCGTCCTGACGTCTTCGTCGACGTCGTCGTCGGTGCACGACCGGCGTGCGGCTCACGTCCGGGTGGTGCGGGGGAACGCGGTGACTATCTCCCGTCCTGTGAGGGCGGTCACGCTTGCGTTCATTTAGTTCACGCCACGGCCGGGGGCACACTGGCTGGCATGCGCCTTCCGTCCCTGCCCCGTCCGCGCAGCCTGGCGGGCCAGCTGTTCGCCATGCAGGCGGTGCTGATAGCGGTGGTGGTGGCCGGATACGCGCTGTTCACCTACGTCAGCGACCGGCGGCAGGCGGAGGACGCGGCCGCCCGGCAGGCCACCGCCGTGGCCCGCTCGATCGCCGACTCCCCCGCGGTCCGCGCGGCGATCCGCACCCCGGACCCGAGCGCACGCCTTGAGCCGTACGCGGTGAAGGTCACCCGGGACACCAGCGTCGACTTCGTGACGATCATGGACCCGGCCGGCATCCGCTGGACGCACCCGGACCCGCGGCAGATCGGCAAGCGCTTCCTCGGCACCACCGCACCCGCCCGCGCGGGCCGCACCTTCACCGAGACCTACACCGGCACCCTCGGCCCCTCCGTGCGGGCGGTGACCCCGGTGACGGACGGCGGCCGGATCGTGGGCCTGGTCAGCGCCGGCATCACCGTGGACCGGATCACCGCACGGCTCCAGGACCAGGTCACGGGGCTGCTCGGGGTGGCCGGCGGGGCGCTGCTGCTGGGCGCGGTGGGCACGTACGTGATCAACGCCCGGCTGCGGCGGCACACCCACCACATGAACGCCGCCGAGCTGAGCCGGATGCACGACTACCATCAGGCGGCGCTGCACGCGGTCCGCGAGGGGCTGCTGATGCTGGACGGGCAGTACCGGGTGGCGCTGATCAACGACGGCGGCCGGGAGCTGCTCGGGGTCGGCGAGGAGGACGAGGTGGTGGGACGGTCGGTGGCCGGGCTGGGCCTCCCGGCGCCGCTGACGGGTGCGCTGCTGTCCGCGCGGCCCCGGGTGGACGAGGTGCATCCGACCGCCTCCCGGGTGCTGGTGGTGAACACCTCCCCGGTCTTGGGCGGGGAACGCCGGGGCACCGTCGTCACCCTGCGCGATGTCACCGAACTCCAGTCCCTGATGGGCGAGCTGGACACCGAGCGGGGCTTCAGCCAGGCGCTGCGCGCGCAGGCGCACGAGGCGGCGAACCGGCTGCACACCGTGGTCTCGCTGATCGAACTGGGCCGGTCCGAGGAGGCGGTGGAGTTCGCCACGGCGGAGCTGGAGCTGGCCC comes from the Streptomyces sp. SUK 48 genome and includes:
- a CDS encoding TetR/AcrR family transcriptional regulator, with amino-acid sequence MAPMTTGNPSRADANRRRILDVALAELLRDPDASMDQIARAAGVVRRTVYGHFPSREALISTLTDEAVQALADADAAGRTGVTDPAEALARSVLALWATADRYRLLIALAQRTVTVQGIRERLAPVRAAKVRVLQQGLEEGVFTSPLPAPALAYVHEQTLFAVMEAVNDGLLAAKEAGRAATVTVLTAAGVPASLATALVTKVSADL
- a CDS encoding cation:dicarboxylase symporter family transporter; this translates as MAATTPDTAAAAPRARRDRTHYLYVAVIVAVALGIAVGLIWPDAAVQLQPLGTGFVNLIKMMISPIIFCTIVLGIGSVRKAAKVGAVGGIALGYFLVMSLVALAIGLVVGNVLHPGAGLHLTSALKHTGHAQVSSDALPPVDFVLSIIPQTFVSAFTEGQVLQTLLVALLAGFALQAMGTAGQPVLRGVEHIQRLVFRVLSMVMWAAPLGAFGAIAAVTGSAGLDALKSLAVLMFGFYVTCVLFVFVVLGAVLRIFAGVNVFSLCRYLAREFLLILSTSSSESALPRLIAKMEHLGVSKPVVGITVPTGYSFNLDGTMIYMTMASLYIADALGTPMSVGEQIPLLLFLLLASKGAAGVSGAGLATLAGGLQSHKPALVDGVGLIVGIDRFMSEARALTNFAGNAIATVLVGTWTKEIDTVRVARVLSGELPFDETVMDATAGTVAGVPEPREERLAKA
- a CDS encoding sensor histidine kinase; translation: MRLPSLPRPRSLAGQLFAMQAVLIAVVVAGYALFTYVSDRRQAEDAAARQATAVARSIADSPAVRAAIRTPDPSARLEPYAVKVTRDTSVDFVTIMDPAGIRWTHPDPRQIGKRFLGTTAPARAGRTFTETYTGTLGPSVRAVTPVTDGGRIVGLVSAGITVDRITARLQDQVTGLLGVAGGALLLGAVGTYVINARLRRHTHHMNAAELSRMHDYHQAALHAVREGLLMLDGQYRVALINDGGRELLGVGEEDEVVGRSVAGLGLPAPLTGALLSARPRVDEVHPTASRVLVVNTSPVLGGERRGTVVTLRDVTELQSLMGELDTERGFSQALRAQAHEAANRLHTVVSLIELGRSEEAVEFATAELELAQALTDQVVAAVGEPVLAALLLGKTAQANERGVELVVSPDSRLDDGLLSGAPPARDLVTVLGNLIDNAVDAAQGSARARVTVTAYAAAAELVLRVADSGPGVDPGHADLVFQRGFSTKPAGPGGRGLGLALVRQAVTRHAGALTVADAAPGGGAVFEVRLPLRPAPVPAAAEGGAG